The Nerophis lumbriciformis linkage group LG27, RoL_Nlum_v2.1, whole genome shotgun sequence genome contains the following window.
ACGGCATCAAACAGCAGTGTTACAGCAGACTCGCACGCTGACCACAAACATAAAGAAGAAAAGTGCGTTTAGTGTTGTGTAGATTAGAACATACACAGGCTTCTACTCAACATTGAACTGGCAAtttcaatgggggaaaaaaaggcctaTTGCACCCTCTGCTGGACACGTCAAGCAATACAGCAGGAGAACACATTTTTACCAGGAAATGTTCCACAGTGATGtcaaaagtttttgtttcataatttcccccccaaaatagagacattttgcaaccttttttttagttttacaaAAACAGCAGATAAATTGTGCaattttgcgttttctcaactagagatgtccgataatggctttttggccgatatccgatattccgatattgtccaactcttaattaccgataccgatatcaaccgataccgatacatacctgccaacttttgaaatcagaaaaacctagtagccagggtccaagggccgcaggccccggtaggtccaggacaaagtcctggtggggggttcaggttcgcccccccgacccaaaatgattgattgcattcagacaggttaaaatgttgctaaaaccatcacttttctatcagtcacagcgacttttcaaaacaaaaatattacagcaaaaatcatatgggttgattgacatgtttattctgtaagctaacttcaatagtttgacattattttgacagttaatgccagttatcctgtcaacctttcacaagacttcaatttgttaattgaaagtataaacagtataaacactttttacagtaaacaaatggtaaaacagtactaaacaattccattaaaaaaaaaaattggtgtcattattaactttctgtccaagcttgtataatctactgccttgttcaattgtaaaaaatattctgtgcctaaaattcacatttctatcacaattatcatactgtaaacatggtaagctaacttcattaaaattaatagtcctgtcaatagcatggaattacaattcaaatgtagtttttttgtaagcctttcaaaagaattcaaaatgtgaaaaattaatgaaaattaatttaagccatcagacacttgaaaagtggcacatcacatctctaatgtaatcatttgaacttttcaacagaaatagcactgcaaaaatattaaggacatacttctgtattttggtagttatgctgtcaacatttaacaagatttcttcaacttggacttgaaagcataaatagtataaacacttttaacagtataacagtactaaacaattccaatagataacattggtgtcattacctttttgtggctaaaatccgaaaaacgttgaaagttttccacttgtatcgctagcaacggcattagacttgtgtttttttgtcccaacgtggtcttttacatcgctaattcctccgtgtgcgatcgaaaaatcttgtctgcacaaggtgcaattcgtgtagttttcaccctttttggaagggataattattcccggataggcttttgaatattctttacggaatgactgcagttttcttttcggtttaagactcgtttgcgatttttctccggctgattccatgatcgtttactcgtttggaaacaatggcctcgtgcttggcagcggtgctataaatagcctcgcgcatggcattcggaatggctcgataggaagttacaggaagcagtgtcgattgtcattgttgttacgcgatttcgtgaataaaacttaaaaaaaatattttttttttaattaatgaaaaaccgtattttttatcactgcaaccgtaacccggaataggttgatgaaaaccgtactaattacgggaaaaccggagtagttggcaggtatgctactcTTACATACACGTGGCTATCAGCGCTCTAAATGGCAGCTGGCAATCAGCGCGCTATCTTTCAGCTGGCATTCAGAGAGCCAGCTAACTGGCAGCTGGGCGATCAATGTGGTAGCTGGCAGCAAGCGATCCGTTTTTAAGCAGCAGCTGGCAATCAGCGTGCTAACTGGCAGCTGACGTTCAACACGCTAACCGGCATCTAGCGATCAGCACGCTATCTAAAAGCTAACGATCAGAGAGCTGGCTGGCCACCGGCATTCAGCACGCTAACTGGCAGCTGGCAATCAGTTTGTAATTTGCACGTGGCGAACAACACGCTAACTGTCCGTTAGCAATCAGTGCGCTAACTTGCGGCTGGCGATCAGGACGTTAGCTGGAAGCGAATTATCAGCGCGCAAACTGGCATCTGTGGATCAGCATGCTCACTGGAAGCCAACGATCAGCGTGCAAACTGGCGTCTAGCGATCAGCCTGCAACTTGCAGCTGGCGATCAGCATGCTAACTGGAAGCTAGCGATCAGTACGTGAACTGGCAGCTGGCGAATAAAATGCTAACTGGCAGCTAGCGATCATTGTGCCAACTTGCGGCTGGCAATCAGCGTGCAAACTGACACCTGGCGATCAGCACACTAGCTGAAAGCTAACGATCAGCGTGCAATCTGGCATCTACCAATCAGCTTGTAACTTGCAGCTGGCAATCAGCATGCTAACTGGCAGCTGGCCATCATATAACTAGCTGGCCGCTGGCAATTATTGTGCTAACGGGCAGCTAGCAATCAGATAACTAACTGGCAGCTGGCGAGCAGCATGCAAACTGGCATCTAGCGATCAGCTTGTAACTTGCAGCTGGCAATCAGCATGCTAACTGGCAGCTGGCCATCATATAACTAGCTGGCCGCTGgcgattagcatgctaacgggcaGCTAGCAATCAGAAAACTAACTGGCAGCTGGCGAGCAGCATGCAAACTGGCATCTAGCGATCAGCTTGTAACTTGCAGCTGGCAATCAGCATGCTAACTGGCAGCTGGCCATCATATAACTAGCTGGCCGCTGgcgattagcatgctaacgggcaGCTAGCAATCAGAAAACTAACTGGCAGCTGGCGAGCAGCATGCAAACTGGCATCTAGCGATCAGCTTGTAACTTGCAGCTGGCAATCAGCATGCTAACTGGCAGCTGGCCATCATATAACTAGCTGGCCGCTGgcgattagcatgctaacgggcaGCTAGCAATCAGAAAACTAACTGGCAGCTGGCGAGCAGCATGCAAACTGGCATCTAGCGATCAGCTTGTAACTTGCAGCTGGCAATCAGCATGCTAACTGGCAGCTGGCCATCATATAACTAGCTGGCCGCTGGCGATTAGTATGCTAACGGGCAGCTAGCAATCAGATAACTAACTGGCAGCTGGCGAGCAGCATGCAAACTGGCATCTAGCGATCAGCTTGTAACTTGCAGCTGGCAATCAGCATGCTAACTGGCAGCTGGCCATCATATAACTAGCTGGCCGCTGgcgattagcatgctaacgggcaGCTAGCAATCAGATAACTAACTGGCAGCTGGCGAGCAGCATGCAAACTGGCATCTAGCGATCAACTTGTAACTTGCAGCTGGCAATCAGCATGCTAACTGGCAGCTGGCCATCATATAACTAGCTGGCCGCTGgcgattagcatgctaacgggcaGCTAGCAATCAGAAAACTAACTGGCAGCTGGCGAGCAGCATGCAAACTGGCATCTAGCGATCAGCTTGTAACTTGCAGCTGGCAATCAGCATGCTAACTGGCAGCTGGCCATCATATAACTAGCTGGCCGCTGgcgattagcatgctaacgggcaGCTAGCAATCAGAAAACTAACTGGCAGCTGGCGAGCAGCATGCAAACTGGCATCTAGCGATCAGCTTGTAACTTGCAGCTGGCAATCAGCATGCTAACTGGCAGCTGGCCATCAGATAAGTAGCTGGCCGCTGgcgattagcatgctaactggcaGCTAGCAATCAGATAACTAACTGGCAGCTGGCAAGCAGCATGCAAACTGGCATCTAGCGATCAGCTTGTAACTTGCAGCTGGCAATCAGCATGCTAACTGGCAGCTGGCCATCAGATAACTAGCTGGCCGCTGgcgattagcatgctaacgggcaGCTAGCAATCAGATAACTAACTGGCAGCTGGCGAGCAGCATGCAAACTGGCATCTAGCGATCAGCTTGTAACTTGCAGCTGGCAATCAGCATGCTAACTGGCAGCTGGCCATCAGATAACTAGCTGGCAGCTGGCGAGTAGCATGCAAACTGGCATCTAGCGATCAGCTTGTAACTTGCAGCTGGCGACCTGCATGCTAACTGGCAGATAGCGATTCATAGCACTAACTGGCAGCTGGCAATGAGCGAGCTAGCATCCCAAAGTTGTCTCCTACATAGAGTTCTTAGTGGAGTTTGTCCTACTAATAGAAAGGTTGCTGCCTCCACGGGCTGCAGTAGAAAGAGAAAATGAACAAAAGGTAGCAAATATCAAACCTTGGACACTTTGGGCCAATCCCAGAGTCCTCTGCACGTTCCTGCAAATGGTCTCCAGGCACTCCTGGAACTGCTCGTCACAGTCGTGCTTGTCTCGGCCGCAGGTGTCATAGCAACGGTCGTGCTGGTTGCAGCATTTGGTCATGGAGGGGATGCCCACGTCGAACTGGGAGGACAACACAGGAAACATCAGAAGTTGCTCCTTATTGCGGTTGAGTGGCGGGGGTACCCatctatatgtttattattgcaagtttgtccttaaataaaatagtcaacatactagacaacttgtcttttagtagaaagtaaacaaacaaagactcctaattagtctgctgacgtatgcagtaacatattgtgtcatttatacacctattattttgtacacattatgagggacaagtggtagaaaatgaatgtgtctgtgtttaccaacaacaagacatcatggcggagccgaagtcgaggttcttaacatggagatattctcactacttttcttttgtcgagcacaaagaaaagaacattttagttaaacgtaagttgtgtcttggatcaaagatcctatctactgcccaaaacagcaattcaaatctgctgaaacagctacaaaagcaacatgcttcaacgaagctagtaaagagagagacacttcacctccacctaaggatttttaacggagggactgctagccaggacaacattgatagagccattgcagcgtatgtgctagtagacacgcaggctatttctacagtgaagtcacccgctttcaggcagctaattagcattataccgggcgtcaaacggcaaatggcatagaaaacattttccaagtacctggacagtgagtatataaacatggaaagcaagctaaagaagacactccaaactctgcctatgCTCATCATtcggcactgaaggtacacactctatgtcaattctcttatatactctttcattcttgacttctagagtgtttgattatcacatcactctaaatgtatagactataaagttcacaaacataaagagggatcctagtgggccaggccaatctttcctaaaactggggaaatgcgtagagtgttctgggcttcggtacagtgttgatctcctgaaggaggtgggcggggttgggggggcggggtttggtggtagagggggtgtatattgtagcccggaagagttagggatgcaagggattctgggtatttgttctgttgtgtttatgttgtgttacttggggtgtaacggtacacaaaaatttcggttcggtacgtacctcggtttagaggtcacggttcggttcattttcggtacagtaagaaaacaacaaaatatacatttttgggttatttatttaccaaatttgcaaaatcttccaccaaaaatattttcctgagtgaaatatttgatgtgaagtaatgggaaccttggataggtcaataattcataataatattgattttgattcaatattatgttttgagcaatgacagtttgaaagaaaaaaaaaaacagctttgttttattagtcaacattgcaactttttctaaatgacatttaacctttaagcttttttatttcacttttgttatgtttttgtttattttaatagtatttttagaatgtgccgtgggcctttaaaacattagctatgggccgcaaatggcctccggggcacacttttgacacccctgctatagataataaaacattaaatgtgataaatctatggataaaaagcagagcctggcgacgcatgcgcgtttatcataactctctctctctctctctgtctctgcccctccctcaccaatgctgcacaatttgttttgtttttaaccccttcttaaccctgaacgtacattgaaaatacacgcaacccctaactcaaaatgccggacatttgaggcatttaagaaactccgccctgacagctccgcaaaagaggacatgtccggtgaaaagaggacgtatggtcagtctatcctagcccgttagctgctagcatgccgtgtgttgtgcctcggtgtgcattgtttacacaacgtgcgttacgctacttaatatgtccgtgtggaaactcgttcggtacacctccgaaccgaaccggaaccctcgtaccgaaacggttcaatacaaatacacgtaccgttacacccctatgtgttacgatgcggatgttctcccgaaatgtgtttgtcattcttgtttggtgtgggttcacagtgtggcgcatatttgtaacagtgtcaaagttgtttatacggctaccctcagtgtgacctgtatggctgttgatcaagtatgtcttgctgtcactttggtgtgtatgcagaagccgcatacaacatgtgactgggccggcacgctgtttttatggtgtaaaagcggacgcgtcgacaggttgtagaggatggtaaaggcagtgccatcacggcacgcccttaatattgttgttgaaAATCGGGAGTAATTcggaagaatggttgccccgggagattttcgggaggggcactgaaattcgggagtctcctggaaaaatcgggagggttggcaagtatggtacctggacatacttgccaaccttgagacctccgatttcgggaggtggggggtaggggtgtggggggtgtggggcgtggttaagagatatatatatataagaaatacttgactttcagtgaattctagctatatatatatatatatatatatatatatatatatatatatatatatatatatatatatatatatatatatataaagaaatacttgaatttcagtgttcatttatttacacataacactcatctactcattgttgagttaagggttgaattggccatccttgttctattctctgtcactatttcagaacacacacattatacaaatatacattataaaatcaataagaaaacgggacctctaatttgggagtctgaattaggatcagaagttcctatataaacattgcgcactcacgtcgcctttttgtattgattactgcatctgtgcactggattcattcacaaatacaaactacaactcacaaacactttagagttaggctccaccatcagaatgtgtacttaacttataaagatcacacggatattattcagtgagttattcaccaaaactaacctgttatacaggaggaaaaagcacacaggacctttcaattgttcacagactggtcgcgctcatcagaatgacaagacacttccggtctgcaggtgatagcattcaattgggaagaaacgccctactgccccctactgaccaatgtgaatactgataaatgtggaatgacagctccaaaaacgaattcaaaccacaaaataaaataaataaattaacacaaaaatgtgacacattatgggtgggtcacatatgcatgtacagtagatggcagtattgtcctgtttaaaagtgtcacaacattgctgtttacggcaatgttgtgaacaggctgtcaacagtcactcaggtccacatggagctggagggggcgtggcctccagctccacctgaatttcgggagaaaatttatcccgggaggttttcgggagaggcgctgaatttcgggagtctcccggaaaatccggagggttggcaagtatggtacctGGAATCCAAAGAGTGGCGTTCCACACCCGTTGGGTGGCGGCGGCTTGTACCCGGGCCGAGGCGCCGCCTTGTAACCTGGAAGAGAGGAGCAAAGGTGAATGGTTATCTGCGTGTTGGAGATAAAGACGCAATGTAGCAACACTATAACCCTCACTGGCAATTGTCGTCATCGTTATAATGAGTATTTAGACAATGATTGGTTGATGGCAGAGTCACGTGACCTGACAGGAGCCAAAGTAGTGACATTAAAAATAGGTATTAAAATGTTATCTTACCGTCGCTACAACGGTAATGACACAAGCCGTCGTCGCCGCCAAATAAGTCGAGCGCCGCATTAAGATACGTGTCTATTTTATGGATGCCATTACGGATAGTTTTAAGAGTCATTCGCCAGTCGGGAGTCTCCGCTTTTTGTCCACAGGCTGACACGGACGCCGGGACACGCGAGAACACGACCAGGAGGACAACGACATGGCAGCAGTTGGTTGTTAGCATGGCCCACTTAGGTACGAAAACAAAGACCGTCCGAAAGAGTACGAAGGGAATTATTAAAAGGCAGTTTGACGTCGTCTTGGCGGCATTTCGACCGTTTTCCTTCTCTCGGCACCGGAAGTGTACGGCGTTCATTTCCGGGGTTGGAGCAGTCACGTGTGCAGTGCTTGGGGGACGCATCCGGTTTCGTTTTTTCGTGAAGAATATatcatcaaataaaataaaataaaaataaaaattgcccaaatgtaaaaaaaataaaattacaattaaaaatttaaaaaacaaacatgttttcttttttttaaataaaaattgcaaaaatgtATACCGTACATTGATTTTTCATGAAGGTTCGCTACCGCCACCGTGTGGacacaacaataaaaaaacaaacaaaacaaaaaactaacaaaaaataatatatatatatatatatatatatatcaaataatgttgcaatttataaataaagatttataaaatttaaaaaaatatataaattatatatatatatatatatatatatatatatatatatatatatatatatatatatatatatatatatatatatatatatatcatcaaatataattttaccttcgtaacctcattatactattggttttatattcataaatgtatgtttctcaatacccgacctgtttttttgtgctgttaaaaaataattcaaactttacttgacacacacatatatgtatatatatatatatatatatatatatatatatattgcattcttttttagttgctttattgagtttacaacaccCTGACgctgttttgtattttttctgtacttgttttgattatttatttgattgtatataaatgttgaatattataaaggttttagaaataaatataaaataatgtatatatatatatatatatatatatgtatatatatatatatatatatatatatatatatatatatatatatatatatatatatatatatatacacaggtatattagaatattttgaaaaacttgatttatttcagtaattgcattcaaaaggtgtaacttgtacattatatttattcattgcacacagactgatgcattcaaatgtttatttcatttaattttgatgatttgaagtggcaacaaatgaaaatccaaaattccgtgtgtcacaaaattagaatattgtgtaagggttaaattttgaagacacctggtgccacaaactaatcagctgattaactcaaaacacctacaaagggctttaaatggtctctcagtccagttctgaagcctacacaaacatggggaagacttcagatttgacagctgtccaaaaggcaaccatcgacacattgcacaaggagggaaagacacaaaaggttattgctgaagaggctggctgttctcagagctctgtgtccaaacacattaatggagaggcaaagggaaggaaaaactgtggtcagaaaaagtgtacaagcgatagggatcaccgcgccctggtcaagattgtgaaaaaaaacccattcaaaaatgtgggggagattcagaaggagtggacagctgctggagtcagtgcttcaagatccaccaccaagagacgcttgaaagacatgggtttcaactgccgcatacctcgtgtcaagccactgttgaccaagaaacag
Protein-coding sequences here:
- the pla2g12a gene encoding group XIIA secretory phospholipase A2 isoform X2; this translates as MNAVHFRCREKENGRNAAKTTSNCLLIIPFVLFRTVFVFVPKWAMLTTNCCHVVVLLVVFSRVPASVSACGQKAETPDWRMTLKTIRNGIHKIDTYLNAALDLFGGDDGLCHYRCSDGYKAAPRPGYKPPPPNGCGTPLFGFQFDVGIPSMTKCCNQHDRCYDTCGRDKHDCDEQFQECLETICRNVQRTLGLAQSVQACESAVTLLFDAVMHLGCKPYLDSQRDSCMCQYEGY
- the pla2g12a gene encoding group XIIA secretory phospholipase A2 isoform X1 produces the protein MNAVHFRCREKENGRNAAKTTSNCLLIIPFVLFRTVFVFVPKWAMLTTNCCHVVVLLVVFSRVPASVSACGQKAETPDWRMTLKTIRNGIHKIDTYLNAALDLFGGDDGLCHYRCSDGYKAAPRPGYKPPPPNGCGTPLFGFQFDVGIPSMTKCCNQHDRCYDTCGRDKHDCDEQFQECLETICRNVQRTLGLAQSVQACESAVTLLFDAVMHLGCKPYLDSQRDSCMCQYEVKKEL